The segment TGAAGGTCTTCGTTACCAAAATATTTAATAAAATCTTGTCCGGCAAACGTTGGATGCCAATGATAGATGGCACGGAGATGGTTGGTTTCGCGTTGGCGAGCAGGCATCATCATTGGATTGAGCGAGACGCCACCATAGACCCAGCATGAAGTATCACGGGTAAATAGGTGGTTAGGTAGCGGTTCAATGGCAAAATCGAGTGCGCGATTAAGCTTGGGCAAAATTGAAGCCGACTTAAACGGTAACTCAGAATAGGCTAAGCCACCAAGCAATACACAAGCTAAATGCTCGTTGTCCATTTCTGATAAGTAATGACGGAAATCACGGGCAAACATGGGACCGTAACGAAAATCAGAGATTTGGGTGTTGAGCAGCCATTCGCGCGCTTCTGGTACATCTAACGTTTCGACTAATAAATCGTGAAGGAGCAAAACTTCGACGTCTTGTCCTCTGAGGGTATTGGCAAAAATATCATGCTCTTCACCCGCTGCATCCACTGCAAGTACATCATCAAACAAGAGTTCGTGACAGTTTGATGGTGTGAGGTGGGTGAGCGCACGCTCTGGGCGGTGGAGCAACACTCGCTTCAACTGACCAACTTCTGAGCCTACATACAACTTACTCATTTTGTATCCTTACATTAAGTTCTACTACATTTATGACAATGTTAATTAAAAGATGCAAGCTTGTTTTGTAAATTTAACTTCTGCCTACTGGTGTCTTTGTAAATTTTTTATCTGCAAAATGGGCTATTTTGGCGAATATAACTTTATGGCGCTTTTTGTAACATTTCACATTCGCGAGTTTCTATTCGTAAGCTGAGTTGATTGATACTGCATCGTTCGGCACTCAATGAGATATAGCTATGCATCAATTCAGTTAAAGCAGCTGATTAAGTTCATGTTTATGCATAATTTAGTGAGCGTTTAGTTATGCGTCCATAATTGATAAACACTCGCTTTGAGTGAAATTGGTCTAATTGACCAGGCGATACTTTGTTCTGAAGTCGGCTTAGCGAGGATAAAGTGGTTAAATTAGAGTATTTGCATTCAAGATCGCCCATTTAAGGCTAAGATCGCAAGAAAGATCATCGCGAGCAGCGATTCTGGGTAGTATTTTTTGTTGAACCGTGCGATATTTCGTCGCGAGAAATCGTCAATATTGTTATCACACTCTGGAGCACAACTATGTCTCACGAAGATGAATATCTATCAGTAGAAGAATTAATTGAGATTCAAAAGGAAGAGACTCGCGATATTATCCAAGCATTGCTTGAAGACGGCAGTGATCCAGATGCGCTATACGAGATCGAGCACCATCTATTCGCTGAAGACTTCGACACGCTAGAAAAAGCAGTCGTTGAAGCGTTCAAAATGGGTTTCGAAGTGCTAGAAGCAGAAGAAACTGAAGACGAAGATGGCAACAAGCTACTTTGCTGTGACGCAACGATGGAATCTGTACTGAATGCAGAAGCGATCGATGCTCAAGTTGAAAAACTTGTTCACCTAGCTGAAAAATACGACATCATCTACGATGGTTGGGGTACTTACTACGAAGGCGAAGACGCTCTGTACTCTGAAGAAGATGAAGACGACGAAGATTACTAATCTACGCGATTAGCATCGGAAACTGTTTTACAAATACCAGCTTATCAAGCTGGTATTTTTGTATCTAAGCGGTATCTATACTCACTTGTATTCACTATAATCTAGCGAATATTGATCTAGCGCAAGTTTGTATAACATGGAATTCTCTCTCGCCGGACTGTGGCAATTATCTCCGCTAACCGATCTCTCTATCCCACAAGACGATCTTTCTTTCCCTGCACCGCTCAGTGAGGTGTTGCCAAATACGCTCTCTGAAACCGCCATTGCTGAGCAAGAGTGGCATTTAATGCACGACATTGAAGTTGATGAAGCGATGCTGGCATTTCCGGCAGTGGATCTCGTAATTGGCGGGGTCGATTACTATGCCGAGGTGCGGGTTAATGGTGTGGCGGTGTTTGATTGTGATGGCACACAAGCGATCTATAAGAAAGATGTGCGACCCTACCTACAATTAGGACGAAACCGTTTTGAAATCCTTTTTCTTCATCAAGATGACGACTGGCTGATTGATGAAGATGAAGTTGAGCAAGTATGTAGCTTGTGTGCTGATGGAGAGTCAAAACACGATGAGCGCATTGGTGTTTGGCAAGCGCCATATTTACAGTTTATCCGCCATGTACGCTTAGATTATGTCGCGACAGAGCAAATTTGGCACCATGGGGGAGGCTGTGAGTTTAAGGTCGATCTTTACTATACCACTTATGCTGCAGGTCTTGTCTCTGCATCGGTGAAGTTCAATGGTATGACTTACCATTTACCTATTGATGTGCGCAACAACCATACCAGTGCACTGTTTCAAGTCGAAGCGCCGATCTACTTTGATGTTAATCAGCCCAACCCACAACATTTGTATGCATTGCAAGTGAGTTTAGATGGTCAGACTCGAGAGTACCGAGTCGGGCTGAGCGAAGATCTTTGCGCTCAGCATTATCCGGTGTAGCTCTGAGATTAATGAGCGCAAGCGATATTGAATTCACGCTCTTGTTTACGTAACCACACTTTTTCGTGGAAGTAATAAGCACAAGTATTAATGGTTGGCTCAATCGCTGCCATGATACCACCGACAAAGGCATCGCCAGTCAGTAGGTATACCACACCAAATGCAACGCTGAAGTGAACCACTGCAAAGCTGGTTGTTTTGATTTTTGGATTACGTGCTAAGTTCTGCAAGGCGCGAGTCTTGTTCCAAACTAATTCATGGAAGTAGAAGGCGACCGTGTTTACGCTTGGCTCAAGCATTGCAATCATACTACCAATCAAAATGTCACCGGTTAGTAGGTATGCAACGGTAAAAGCGATAGTAAAGTGAATGCTGGCAAAAGTAAGTGTCTTCTTCATAATCAATGTCATTAGTGGGTGACCATGATTTGATTATTGTCGA is part of the Vibrio ponticus genome and harbors:
- the arcA gene encoding arginine deiminase, whose protein sequence is MSKLYVGSEVGQLKRVLLHRPERALTHLTPSNCHELLFDDVLAVDAAGEEHDIFANTLRGQDVEVLLLHDLLVETLDVPEAREWLLNTQISDFRYGPMFARDFRHYLSEMDNEHLACVLLGGLAYSELPFKSASILPKLNRALDFAIEPLPNHLFTRDTSCWVYGGVSLNPMMMPARQRETNHLRAIYHWHPTFAGQDFIKYFGNEDLHYDNATIEGGDVLVIGKGAVLIGMSERTTSQGIENLAASLFKHGQASQVIVTELPKNRACMHLDTVMTHMDIDTFSLYPEIVRKDMNTWCLTPKNDHQMHIEQTNNLVGSIEKALGLDALKIITTGGDSYEAEREQWNDANNVLTVKPGVVIGYERNVYTNEKYDKAGITVLPIPGNELGRGRGGARCMSCPIEREGI
- the rraB gene encoding ribonuclease E inhibitor RraB, with product MSHEDEYLSVEELIEIQKEETRDIIQALLEDGSDPDALYEIEHHLFAEDFDTLEKAVVEAFKMGFEVLEAEETEDEDGNKLLCCDATMESVLNAEAIDAQVEKLVHLAEKYDIIYDGWGTYYEGEDALYSEEDEDDEDY
- a CDS encoding glycosyl hydrolase 2 galactose-binding domain-containing protein — its product is MEFSLAGLWQLSPLTDLSIPQDDLSFPAPLSEVLPNTLSETAIAEQEWHLMHDIEVDEAMLAFPAVDLVIGGVDYYAEVRVNGVAVFDCDGTQAIYKKDVRPYLQLGRNRFEILFLHQDDDWLIDEDEVEQVCSLCADGESKHDERIGVWQAPYLQFIRHVRLDYVATEQIWHHGGGCEFKVDLYYTTYAAGLVSASVKFNGMTYHLPIDVRNNHTSALFQVEAPIYFDVNQPNPQHLYALQVSLDGQTREYRVGLSEDLCAQHYPV
- a CDS encoding DUF2061 domain-containing protein, which encodes MKKTLTFASIHFTIAFTVAYLLTGDILIGSMIAMLEPSVNTVAFYFHELVWNKTRALQNLARNPKIKTTSFAVVHFSVAFGVVYLLTGDAFVGGIMAAIEPTINTCAYYFHEKVWLRKQEREFNIACAH